A stretch of Oncorhynchus mykiss isolate Arlee chromosome 12, USDA_OmykA_1.1, whole genome shotgun sequence DNA encodes these proteins:
- the LOC110538004 gene encoding membrane-spanning 4-domains subfamily A member 4A isoform X1, with amino-acid sequence MRLNNTQLTSHITSYCTTNILLSSVKMSSSQTTTTNGEVVINHVYPYGYGMGVAVVASAPHCLGQTVSSVLGSFRAGHPKALGTIQIMIGLIMLLTGIVNNAGPQVDNIGVLSGIFVWGSIIYVVAGSLTVAADNKLNKCLVKGSLGMNVVATVTAVTGTILHSLDSAGIIFYRYYCDYPGYPSYDTPSYINYPRSYVCQQYWVRSQGISGVLAVFSMLEFIVSICVSSFACRAVCQCCRSTPEQVFIIGNQIPVPHGSMTPSNTPYPPQINYETGNYPNGPVGDGMGTGFQQNPLPPQYTAVIP; translated from the exons ATGAGGCTCAACAATACACAGCTGACCAGCCATATCACCTCTTACTGTACTACAAACATCCTTCTGTCCTCTGTGAAGATGTCCAGCTCTCAAACAACCACCACTAACGGGGAGGTGGTCATCAACCATGTCTACCCCTATGGGTACGGGATGGGGGTTGCAGTGGTCGCATCTGCTCCTCACTGTCTGGGACAGACGGTCTCCTCAGTGCTGGGAAGTTTCCGGGCAGGGCATCCAAAAGCGCTGGGA ACCATACAGATCATGATTGGTTTGATAATGCTGTTGACAGGAATCGTGAATAACGCAGGGCCACAAGTAGACAATATTGGAGTACTTAGTGGAATATTTGTCTGGGGATCTATCATT TATGTAGTTGCAGGCTCTCTAACTGTTGCTGCTGACAACAAACTGAACAAATGTCTG GTAAAAGGCTCCCTTGGAATGAATGTTGTCGCCACGGTTACTGCTGTTACTGGCACCATTCTGCATTCTTTAGACAGTGCTGGGATCATCTTTTACCGCTACTACTGTGACTATCCAGGCTATCCTTCATACGACACTCCATCCTATATCAACTACCCTCGATCCTATGTCTGTCAACAGTATTGG GTCAGGTCCCAGGGAATATCAGGTGTTTTGGCTGTTTTCTCCATGCTGGAGTTCATAGTGTCCATCTGTGTCTCGTCATTCGCCTGCAGAGCTGTCTGCCAGTGCTGCCGTTCCACCCCTGAG CAAGTGTTCATCATTGGGAATCAAATACCGGTACCTCATGGCAGCATGACTCCAAGCAACACACCTTACCCTCCTCAGATCAACTACGAG ACTGGGAACTACCCAAATGGTCCTGTGGGAGACGGTATGGGTACAGGGTTTCAACAGAATCCCCTGCCTCCTcaatacactgctgtcatccctTGA
- the LOC110538004 gene encoding membrane-spanning 4-domains subfamily A member 4A isoform X2, whose amino-acid sequence MTDFDDKICLQEGPPCHIPFQMSSSQTTTTNGEVVINHVYPYGYGMGVAVVASAPHCLGQTVSSVLGSFRAGHPKALGTIQIMIGLIMLLTGIVNNAGPQVDNIGVLSGIFVWGSIIYVVAGSLTVAADNKLNKCLVKGSLGMNVVATVTAVTGTILHSLDSAGIIFYRYYCDYPGYPSYDTPSYINYPRSYVCQQYWVRSQGISGVLAVFSMLEFIVSICVSSFACRAVCQCCRSTPEQVFIIGNQIPVPHGSMTPSNTPYPPQINYETGNYPNGPVGDGMGTGFQQNPLPPQYTAVIP is encoded by the exons atgacagactttgatgacaaaatttgcctgCAAGAAGGACCTCCGTGCCACATTCcttttcaa ATGTCCAGCTCTCAAACAACCACCACTAACGGGGAGGTGGTCATCAACCATGTCTACCCCTATGGGTACGGGATGGGGGTTGCAGTGGTCGCATCTGCTCCTCACTGTCTGGGACAGACGGTCTCCTCAGTGCTGGGAAGTTTCCGGGCAGGGCATCCAAAAGCGCTGGGA ACCATACAGATCATGATTGGTTTGATAATGCTGTTGACAGGAATCGTGAATAACGCAGGGCCACAAGTAGACAATATTGGAGTACTTAGTGGAATATTTGTCTGGGGATCTATCATT TATGTAGTTGCAGGCTCTCTAACTGTTGCTGCTGACAACAAACTGAACAAATGTCTG GTAAAAGGCTCCCTTGGAATGAATGTTGTCGCCACGGTTACTGCTGTTACTGGCACCATTCTGCATTCTTTAGACAGTGCTGGGATCATCTTTTACCGCTACTACTGTGACTATCCAGGCTATCCTTCATACGACACTCCATCCTATATCAACTACCCTCGATCCTATGTCTGTCAACAGTATTGG GTCAGGTCCCAGGGAATATCAGGTGTTTTGGCTGTTTTCTCCATGCTGGAGTTCATAGTGTCCATCTGTGTCTCGTCATTCGCCTGCAGAGCTGTCTGCCAGTGCTGCCGTTCCACCCCTGAG CAAGTGTTCATCATTGGGAATCAAATACCGGTACCTCATGGCAGCATGACTCCAAGCAACACACCTTACCCTCCTCAGATCAACTACGAG ACTGGGAACTACCCAAATGGTCCTGTGGGAGACGGTATGGGTACAGGGTTTCAACAGAATCCCCTGCCTCCTcaatacactgctgtcatccctTGA
- the LOC110538004 gene encoding membrane-spanning 4-domains subfamily A member 4A isoform X3: protein MSSSQTTTTNGEVVINHVYPYGYGMGVAVVASAPHCLGQTVSSVLGSFRAGHPKALGTIQIMIGLIMLLTGIVNNAGPQVDNIGVLSGIFVWGSIIYVVAGSLTVAADNKLNKCLVKGSLGMNVVATVTAVTGTILHSLDSAGIIFYRYYCDYPGYPSYDTPSYINYPRSYVCQQYWVRSQGISGVLAVFSMLEFIVSICVSSFACRAVCQCCRSTPEQVFIIGNQIPVPHGSMTPSNTPYPPQINYETGNYPNGPVGDGMGTGFQQNPLPPQYTAVIP from the exons ATGTCCAGCTCTCAAACAACCACCACTAACGGGGAGGTGGTCATCAACCATGTCTACCCCTATGGGTACGGGATGGGGGTTGCAGTGGTCGCATCTGCTCCTCACTGTCTGGGACAGACGGTCTCCTCAGTGCTGGGAAGTTTCCGGGCAGGGCATCCAAAAGCGCTGGGA ACCATACAGATCATGATTGGTTTGATAATGCTGTTGACAGGAATCGTGAATAACGCAGGGCCACAAGTAGACAATATTGGAGTACTTAGTGGAATATTTGTCTGGGGATCTATCATT TATGTAGTTGCAGGCTCTCTAACTGTTGCTGCTGACAACAAACTGAACAAATGTCTG GTAAAAGGCTCCCTTGGAATGAATGTTGTCGCCACGGTTACTGCTGTTACTGGCACCATTCTGCATTCTTTAGACAGTGCTGGGATCATCTTTTACCGCTACTACTGTGACTATCCAGGCTATCCTTCATACGACACTCCATCCTATATCAACTACCCTCGATCCTATGTCTGTCAACAGTATTGG GTCAGGTCCCAGGGAATATCAGGTGTTTTGGCTGTTTTCTCCATGCTGGAGTTCATAGTGTCCATCTGTGTCTCGTCATTCGCCTGCAGAGCTGTCTGCCAGTGCTGCCGTTCCACCCCTGAG CAAGTGTTCATCATTGGGAATCAAATACCGGTACCTCATGGCAGCATGACTCCAAGCAACACACCTTACCCTCCTCAGATCAACTACGAG ACTGGGAACTACCCAAATGGTCCTGTGGGAGACGGTATGGGTACAGGGTTTCAACAGAATCCCCTGCCTCCTcaatacactgctgtcatccctTGA